The following are from one region of the Methyloprofundus sedimenti genome:
- the modC gene encoding molybdenum ABC transporter ATP-binding protein, whose protein sequence is MSTENISACFKLDFNKFSLDVDLTLPSHGVSALFGHSGSGKTTLLRCIAGLERAAGHLCINGEVWQNNGLFIPTHKRPLGYVFQEASLFPHLSVLGNLKYGMQRVSGANSTSSLEHSIELLGIGHLLERKPARLSGGERQRVAIARALAVNPRILLMDEPLAALDMARKKEILPFLERLRDQLKIPIVYVTHSADEMARLADHLVVMTEGKAIASGSLTETLSRLDLPIQLNEESGVVLKAFIAERDQQWHLARAEFPGGSLWMRDMGFAIGRSVRLRVLARDVSLTLELEQTESQTKSSIVNVLPAVINELVTGEHPAITLARIQVGESILLCRLTSRSAHALDLSVGKSVSAQIKSAAIID, encoded by the coding sequence ATGAGCACCGAAAATATCAGCGCCTGCTTTAAGCTGGATTTCAATAAATTTTCTTTAGATGTTGATCTTACGCTTCCTTCCCATGGCGTTAGTGCTTTATTCGGTCACTCCGGCTCAGGTAAAACCACCCTGTTAAGATGTATCGCGGGGCTTGAGCGAGCAGCCGGACATCTTTGCATAAACGGTGAAGTTTGGCAAAATAACGGGCTGTTTATACCCACCCACAAGCGTCCGCTAGGGTATGTCTTTCAAGAAGCCAGTTTATTCCCGCATCTAAGCGTACTGGGTAATTTGAAATATGGAATGCAGCGCGTATCGGGGGCTAATTCAACGTCATCTCTGGAACATTCCATTGAATTATTAGGCATTGGACATTTATTAGAGCGTAAACCTGCCAGGCTTTCTGGCGGCGAACGACAAAGAGTCGCTATTGCGCGCGCATTGGCGGTTAACCCTCGTATTTTACTTATGGACGAGCCACTCGCCGCACTCGACATGGCACGTAAAAAAGAGATTTTACCCTTCCTGGAACGCTTACGTGACCAGCTAAAAATTCCCATTGTGTATGTCACGCATTCAGCCGATGAAATGGCACGTCTAGCCGACCACCTTGTTGTTATGACAGAAGGCAAAGCGATTGCGAGTGGTTCACTTACCGAAACCTTGTCACGCCTGGATCTACCTATACAGCTTAATGAGGAAAGCGGTGTCGTGCTTAAAGCCTTTATTGCAGAACGTGATCAGCAATGGCATCTTGCGCGCGCCGAATTTCCTGGCGGCAGTTTGTGGATGAGAGATATGGGCTTTGCCATAGGCCGCTCAGTGCGTTTGCGTGTGCTTGCTCGCGATGTCAGTCTGACTCTGGAGCTGGAGCAAACAGAATCACAAACCAAAAGTAGTATTGTCAATGTATTACCTGCGGTCATCAATGAGCTGGTAACAGGTGAACATCCAGCAATAACACTCGCCAGAATTCAAGTCGGAGAATCCATTTTACTCTGTCGGTTAACCAGCCGGTCAGCCCATGCATTAGATCTTTCAGTGGGCAAATCAGTCTCTGCGCAGATTAAATCTGCTGCGATTATTGACTGA